The DNA segment GAGCACAGACACGCCCCCCAGTTCTCCCGCGATCAGCCGGCCCTCGTGGCCCGGAGCCGTGCTGTGCGGCCAGGCCGGGATCTCCTCGTAGGGCACCACCGTCGCCCCGGTGATGAAATCAGCCAGTCCGCCCAGGCCGGAGCCCAGAACCAGGCCCACCCTCGGTCGGGCCCCAATCCGTTCTTGCAGGAGCGAACAGGCCTTGTCTACCCTTGTTTTGCTCTCCATGAAGCATGCACCACCTTTTTTGGTTATCGTTCCAGCAGCAGTTCCTACGCCCTGGGATGACAGGCGTCAAAGACCCTGCGGGTCTCGTCGTCGAGATGGGTATACCGCTCCGTGGTCGCGATGGAGGCATGCCCCAGCATCTCCTGCAGCGTACGGAGATCCATGCCGCGGCGGAGCAGATGGGTGGCGAAGGAGTGACGCAGGATATGCGGGTAGAGCTTGCGCTCCGGCAGCCCCGCGGCCAGACCGCGTCGTTTGACCACCAGCCAGATATCCTCGCGCCCCATTGGGTTCCCCCGGCGCGACAGAAAGAGCTCCTTCCGTTCCTGGCGGTTCAGCCGCGGTCTCCCCTCTTCGGTGTAGCGCTTCGTCCGGCGCCGTACCTCGCCGACAAAGGGCAGCAGCCGCTCCTTCTGCCCCTTGCCGGCGGGCTTGATGGTGCCGTTCGCCCCGTCCAGCCGCGCCATGGTCAGCGACGCAAGCTCACTGGCCCGCAAGCCGCAACCGTAGGCAACCTCCAGCAGCGCCCTGTCTCTCAGGGAAAGGGGGTCCGAGCCTTCCACCGCATCGAGGAGGGTGGTCACCTCGGATTCGCTGAGCACCCTGGGGAGCGTCTTCCCCCGGTCGGGGAGGCGTGCCGCAAAGGGTTCGTCCTCGATGGCACCCTCTTCCGCAAGATAGCGGGCCCAGGAGCGCAGCGCAGCGAGATGCCGCTGGATACTGGCCTTGCCGT comes from the Synergistales bacterium genome and includes:
- a CDS encoding tyrosine-type recombinase/integrase produces the protein MERCSEALAAFLDYLAMERGSSRNTLMAYESDLRRWCAFCADRGLSPYDLGEAQVTGYARSLAAAKYGKASIQRHLAALRSWARYLAEEGAIEDEPFAARLPDRGKTLPRVLSESEVTTLLDAVEGSDPLSLRDRALLEVAYGCGLRASELASLTMARLDGANGTIKPAGKGQKERLLPFVGEVRRRTKRYTEEGRPRLNRQERKELFLSRRGNPMGREDIWLVVKRRGLAAGLPERKLYPHILRHSFATHLLRRGMDLRTLQEMLGHASIATTERYTHLDDETRRVFDACHPRA